From a single Oxalobacter vibrioformis genomic region:
- the rseP gene encoding RIP metalloprotease RseP, with translation MIILQTVSAFVIALSLLIMVHELGHYWVARLCNVKVLRFSLGMGKIVFSRRFGRDQTEWALSILPMGGYVKLLDARTEDLSTLTPEERKREFTGKNVWCRIAIVAAGPLANFLLAIILLAGLYMYGVPEPLAKLRAVPENTVAWEAGLRGGERVVGINGVPAASWLDVRWRLLEAMMGDHPVVLEVQSADILSDDKNSSRTVALPMTPHRVGELNAGFLDRFGLSLARPPAVVGKVSPGGAAEKAGLRASDHIVRINGELLVDGLDFIHRVREAPGNPLVLSVIRDNRKIELTVVPEGHEEKGAVIGRVQAEIPIVPEMVIVQHGFFSSFGKGAVKAWETTSLTLKMVGRMFTGKVSIKNITGPIAIADYAGQTARAGLIRYLYFLAFISISIGVMNLLPIPVLDGGLLLYYAVEAISGRTISERAGGIAQRVGIALLVLLLVVAVFNDLSRLIG, from the coding sequence ATGATTATCCTGCAGACAGTATCCGCTTTTGTTATCGCGCTTTCCCTGTTGATAATGGTTCATGAGCTAGGGCACTACTGGGTGGCAAGGCTTTGCAATGTCAAGGTGCTGCGCTTTTCCCTGGGGATGGGAAAAATTGTCTTCAGCCGCAGATTCGGGCGTGATCAGACAGAATGGGCGTTATCCATCCTGCCAATGGGGGGCTATGTCAAGCTCCTGGATGCGCGTACAGAAGACTTGAGTACACTGACTCCGGAGGAGCGGAAACGGGAATTTACCGGCAAAAATGTCTGGTGCCGTATTGCCATCGTGGCCGCAGGGCCGCTTGCCAATTTCCTGCTTGCCATTATCCTGCTTGCCGGGTTGTATATGTACGGTGTTCCTGAACCATTGGCAAAGCTTCGGGCAGTGCCTGAAAATACTGTTGCCTGGGAGGCCGGCTTACGGGGAGGAGAGCGGGTTGTCGGCATAAACGGGGTGCCGGCTGCCAGTTGGCTGGATGTTCGCTGGCGGCTGCTTGAAGCCATGATGGGAGACCATCCGGTTGTGCTTGAGGTTCAGTCGGCGGATATCCTTTCTGATGATAAAAACAGCTCAAGGACAGTGGCTCTGCCAATGACACCCCATCGTGTGGGTGAGTTGAATGCCGGTTTTCTGGACAGGTTCGGGCTGTCACTGGCAAGGCCGCCTGCTGTTGTTGGAAAAGTGTCGCCAGGCGGGGCGGCTGAAAAAGCAGGGCTCAGAGCGTCTGATCATATTGTGCGCATCAATGGTGAATTGCTGGTTGATGGTCTGGATTTTATTCACAGGGTGCGTGAAGCACCAGGTAATCCGCTGGTGCTGAGTGTGATTCGCGACAACAGGAAGATAGAATTGACAGTCGTGCCGGAAGGCCATGAGGAAAAGGGTGCGGTAATTGGCCGGGTACAGGCTGAAATACCGATTGTGCCGGAAATGGTTATTGTTCAGCATGGCTTTTTTTCTTCTTTTGGCAAGGGGGCTGTCAAGGCATGGGAAACGACATCGCTGACACTGAAAATGGTTGGTCGGATGTTTACCGGTAAAGTGTCGATCAAAAATATCACCGGTCCCATCGCCATTGCTGATTATGCCGGACAGACAGCAAGAGCCGGCCTGATTCGTTATCTCTATTTTCTTGCCTTTATCAGTATCAGTATTGGTGTCATGAATTTACTGCCAATACCTGTTCTGGATGGCGGACTTTTGCTGTATTATGCTGTGGAAGCGATAAGCGGGCGTACCATTTCCGAACGCGCTGGAGGAATTGCGCAGCGTGTCGGGATCGCTTTGCTGGTGCTTTTGCTCGTTGTTGCGGTTTTTAATGATCTTTCCCGTCTGATAGGCTGA
- the ispC gene encoding 1-deoxy-D-xylulose-5-phosphate reductoisomerase, which produces MRTGRQRITILGSTGSIGVSTLDVISRHPERYAVYALTANSRIDGILLQCERFHPEVAVVGSPESAQVLHAALRKKGLKTTVAYGEDALCEVAAAPETDAVMAAIVGAAGLAPALAAARAGKKVMLANKEALVMSGQLFIDAVMENHATLLPIDSEHNAIFQCLPATYQRSPGQHGVDKVVLTASGGPFLTRSLDSLDKVTPEQAVAHPKWVMGRKISVDSATMMNKGLEVIEAHWLFGIPAHQIEVVIHPQSIIHSMVSYVDGSMIAQMGNPDMRVPIAYALAYPDRIVSGVSPLDLTQMGQLQFEKPDYHRFPCLKLAYEALHAGGATPAILNAANEVAVQAFLDQRIGFRKIDDVVARVLDRVTTEKSLSGLDSVLMHDHAARKMANSLIFS; this is translated from the coding sequence ATGCGAACGGGCCGGCAACGGATTACGATACTGGGTTCAACCGGCTCGATCGGTGTGTCGACGCTGGATGTTATCTCACGACATCCTGAACGCTACGCTGTTTATGCGCTTACGGCGAACAGTCGGATTGATGGCATTTTGCTGCAATGTGAGCGTTTTCATCCGGAAGTGGCTGTCGTTGGCTCGCCTGAATCAGCGCAGGTATTACATGCCGCCTTGCGTAAAAAGGGGCTGAAAACCACCGTTGCGTATGGTGAAGATGCGCTTTGCGAAGTGGCTGCGGCACCGGAAACCGATGCGGTGATGGCTGCCATCGTGGGGGCGGCAGGGCTGGCACCAGCGCTGGCGGCAGCCCGTGCCGGAAAAAAGGTGATGCTGGCAAACAAGGAGGCACTGGTGATGTCCGGCCAGTTGTTTATTGATGCCGTCATGGAAAACCATGCGACGCTGCTTCCGATTGACAGTGAGCACAACGCCATCTTTCAGTGCCTTCCTGCCACGTATCAGCGATCACCCGGCCAGCATGGGGTGGATAAAGTTGTGCTGACCGCATCCGGCGGTCCTTTTCTGACGCGTTCCCTGGATTCACTTGACAAGGTAACGCCGGAACAGGCGGTGGCCCACCCCAAATGGGTGATGGGACGAAAAATTTCCGTTGATTCTGCCACCATGATGAATAAAGGGCTGGAAGTGATCGAAGCCCACTGGCTTTTTGGCATACCGGCTCATCAGATCGAGGTGGTGATTCATCCGCAAAGCATTATTCATTCCATGGTTTCCTATGTGGATGGTTCCATGATTGCCCAGATGGGCAATCCCGATATGCGGGTACCCATTGCCTATGCGCTGGCCTACCCTGACAGGATTGTGTCAGGGGTCAGTCCACTGGATCTCACGCAAATGGGGCAGCTTCAGTTTGAAAAACCGGATTATCATCGCTTCCCCTGCCTGAAACTGGCATATGAAGCACTTCATGCCGGTGGCGCAACGCCAGCCATACTGAATGCGGCAAATGAAGTTGCGGTTCAGGCTTTTCTTGACCAGCGTATCGGATTCAGGAAAATTGATGATGTCGTTGCCCGTGTTCTTGACAGGGTGACGACAGAAAAATCCCTGTCAGGCCTTGATAGTGTCCTGATGCATGACCATGCTGCCAGAAAAATGGCAAACAGCCTGATATTTTCATGA
- a CDS encoding phosphatidate cytidylyltransferase, which produces MLKTRLLTALCLAIVLLVVLLSGSYTAFAVLMIVFFAGASWEMFCLFDNRYPIPYAIASTLFFAVFICLASETIYIGLAFFSVVAWFFCLAPSMAFPLPIKHSLGDRFFELLYSISIFSSFLAFLYLYKRSLVLLLSALILVNIADIGAYFAGRTFGRHKLAPSISPGKTWEGVAGGFLAVILAAVAVVFIPGMENCITVRVYRAYGWFAMVFAVAILVGMSVLGDLLESRLKRRREFKDSSNLLPGHGGVLDRTDSLIPVLTLTVLIHMWT; this is translated from the coding sequence ATGTTAAAAACGCGACTATTGACGGCTTTATGTCTGGCAATCGTATTGCTGGTTGTGCTGCTGTCCGGGTCCTACACAGCATTTGCCGTTCTGATGATTGTCTTTTTTGCTGGCGCGTCATGGGAAATGTTTTGTCTCTTTGACAACCGGTATCCGATTCCCTATGCAATAGCCAGCACGCTTTTTTTTGCGGTTTTTATCTGCCTTGCCAGCGAGACCATTTATATCGGACTGGCTTTTTTCTCTGTCGTGGCCTGGTTTTTTTGCCTGGCGCCTTCCATGGCTTTTCCGCTTCCGATAAAGCACAGTTTGGGTGACCGGTTTTTTGAGTTGCTTTATTCAATCAGCATATTCAGCAGTTTTCTGGCGTTTCTCTACCTGTACAAACGCTCTCTCGTCCTGCTTTTGTCGGCGCTTATCCTGGTCAATATTGCAGATATTGGCGCCTACTTTGCCGGGCGGACATTTGGCCGGCACAAACTGGCACCTTCCATTTCGCCAGGCAAGACCTGGGAAGGCGTAGCCGGCGGGTTTCTCGCTGTTATACTGGCAGCTGTTGCCGTGGTTTTTATTCCAGGCATGGAAAATTGCATCACGGTCAGGGTATACCGGGCTTATGGCTGGTTTGCCATGGTTTTTGCCGTGGCGATCCTTGTCGGGATGAGTGTGCTGGGGGATTTGCTGGAATCCAGGCTGAAGCGCCGCCGCGAATTCAAGGACAGCAGCAATCTGCTACCCGGGCATGGCGGTGTTCTGGATCGGACTGACTCACTGATTCCGGTTCTGACCCTGACAGTTCTGATACATATGTGGACATAA
- the uppS gene encoding polyprenyl diphosphate synthase, whose protein sequence is MSEKSVFPIPDLSSVPRHIAIIMDGNGRWAKKRFLPRVAGHVKGVESVRKMVEACVRRQIAFLTVFAFSSENWRRPVEEVSFLMELFVTSLEREALNLHANNIRLKVVGDLSGLNEKLQATILRAEQKTENNTSLTLTVCANYGGQWDIMQAMKKLMDAHSGQSTFTPEQLRPYLSMAYAPDPDLFIRTGGEQRISNFLLWQLAYTELYFTEAFWPDFGEDALDAAIRSFQTRERRFGRTSEQLTA, encoded by the coding sequence ATGTCTGAAAAATCTGTATTTCCCATTCCGGATCTATCGTCTGTTCCCCGGCATATTGCCATTATTATGGATGGCAATGGTCGCTGGGCGAAAAAACGGTTTCTTCCCCGTGTGGCAGGGCATGTCAAAGGGGTGGAATCTGTCAGGAAGATGGTGGAGGCCTGTGTCAGGCGCCAGATCGCGTTTCTGACCGTATTTGCATTTAGCTCTGAAAACTGGCGAAGGCCTGTAGAAGAGGTTTCTTTTCTGATGGAGCTTTTTGTTACCTCGCTGGAAAGAGAAGCCCTTAATCTTCATGCCAATAATATTCGCCTGAAGGTGGTGGGTGATTTGAGTGGTTTGAATGAAAAACTTCAGGCTACGATTCTTCGGGCTGAACAGAAAACGGAAAACAACACCAGCCTGACCCTGACCGTCTGTGCCAATTATGGCGGGCAGTGGGACATCATGCAGGCCATGAAAAAACTGATGGATGCGCATTCTGGTCAAAGTACCTTTACCCCGGAACAGTTAAGACCATATTTGTCCATGGCTTATGCGCCTGATCCGGATCTCTTTATCCGTACGGGTGGCGAGCAAAGGATATCCAATTTTTTATTATGGCAGCTGGCATATACCGAGTTGTATTTTACAGAAGCATTCTGGCCTGATTTTGGTGAGGATGCGCTGGATGCCGCTATTCGTTCTTTCCAGACACGGGAAAGGCGGTTTGGCCGTACCAGCGAACAATTGACAGCATAA
- the frr gene encoding ribosome recycling factor gives MTIADVKNSTDQKMGKTIEKLKSDLAKVRTGRAHTGILDHIQVDYYGTMTPINQLANITLLDARTISVQPWEKKLSSAIEKAIRDSDLGLNPSSQGELIRVPTPVLTEERRKEMVKLVKGEGEDAKVAVRSVRREANETFKKMVKDKACSEDDERRAQDDVQKLTDRYVQEIDKLIVEKEKEVMTV, from the coding sequence ATGACTATTGCTGATGTGAAAAATAGCACAGACCAGAAAATGGGCAAAACCATTGAAAAGCTGAAGTCGGATCTTGCCAAGGTCCGGACCGGGCGCGCGCATACAGGTATTCTTGATCATATCCAGGTTGATTATTACGGTACGATGACGCCCATCAATCAACTGGCGAATATCACATTGCTTGACGCCAGGACAATTTCTGTGCAGCCCTGGGAAAAGAAGCTGAGCAGTGCCATTGAAAAAGCCATTCGCGATTCGGACCTGGGTTTGAACCCTTCTTCGCAGGGAGAGCTTATCCGTGTGCCGACACCTGTGCTCACGGAAGAGCGCAGAAAGGAAATGGTCAAGCTTGTCAAAGGTGAGGGTGAGGATGCCAAGGTGGCCGTTCGGAGTGTCAGGCGTGAGGCCAATGAGACATTCAAAAAAATGGTCAAGGACAAAGCCTGTTCGGAAGATGATGAGCGCCGTGCTCAGGATGATGTGCAGAAGCTGACAGACCGGTATGTACAGGAAATCGACAAGCTGATCGTCGAGAAAGAAAAGGAAGTCATGACGGTCTGA